The following proteins are co-located in the Lepisosteus oculatus isolate fLepOcu1 chromosome 9, fLepOcu1.hap2, whole genome shotgun sequence genome:
- the rgs2 gene encoding regulator of G-protein signaling 2 — protein sequence MQSTLFLPLLYSSEQMDMACFSGEEMSEVPVENKRNKQNNWRSRISYFLQKSSSKEAHSSRRKAYRPTVEEVNQWSQSLEKLLSHKYGQAAFRIFLKSEFCEENIEFWLACEDFRKIKSPAKRASRANTIYNKFIKSEAPKEINLDFHTKDTIIQNLQVPMTSCFNAAQKRVYNLMENNSYPRFLQSEIYKELWAISQGKGKYLKS from the exons ATGCAGAGTACATTATTTTTGCCCCTGTTGTACAGCTCAGAACAAATGGATATGGCTTGCTTTAGCGGTGAAGAGATGTCAGAGGTCCCAGTTGAAAACAAGAGAAACAA ACAAAATAACTGGAGATCAAGGATAAGCTACTTCTTGCAAAAATCCTCCTCTAAGGAAGCCCATTCCTCAAGACGTAAAGCCTACAG ACCTACAGTTGAAGAAGTAAACCAATGGAGTCAGTCTCTTGAAAAACTTCTGTCACATAAAt ATGGACAGGCTGCATTCCGGATATTCCTGAAATCAGAGTTCTGTGAAGAGAATATCGAGTTCTGGCTTGCCTGTGAAGATTTTAGAAAGATCAAGTCACCAGCGAAGCGAGCCTCTAGGGCAAATACAATTTATAACAAATTCATCAAGAGTGAGGCCCCAAAAGAG aTCAATTTGGATTTTCATACAAAAGATACCATCATCCAGAATCTTCAGGTGCCAATGACCTCTTGCTTTAATGCTGCACAGAAAAGAGTCTACAACCTAATGGAGAATAATTCATACCCACGATTTTTACAGTCAGAAATCTACAAAGAACTGTGGGCAATATCTCAAGGGAAAGGGAAATACCTGAAATCATGA